The genomic stretch GCCAAACGGCCATTGAGGATTAGTGAGTTAGCAGGTGCAATGTGCATGGATACATCTTCGTCAAGCAGTAATCCCCCAACGCTGCAGAAAATATGCATCTCAGCGCCCAAGGATCTGCAACAACACCTAGAGCTTGTATTTGGGCCTCTGCTTCGGGTGGAAAATGGCATTGTCCATCTCTTACACAACACACTACGTGACTTCATTCGGCACCAATCACATTTCATATTACGAAATGAAATTCCAGAGCTGTATCAAGCTGATGAAACAGCTGGACAGTTATACATACTACACAAATGCCTAGGCATGCTTTCTATCCCCGAATTGCGCAGAATTGATGAATTTTCGACGAAAAGGCGCCCTTTCGATACGCTATGCGATTTGCCCATCGCCTCAGCGCCTCATAGTTTCGCATTCTACGCTGGCTCCTGCTTAGCTATTCACATAAGGGATATCGAaaaagatggtgatgaagcaAGGTCTAGAATTATCCAGAATTGGTTATCTCTCTTCTTATCTTCGGATAACTTGGATGCTAGAACTTGGTGGATTCAGACATTCATATCCTGCCAGGTATACATGGATGTCGAAAAGGACACAACAGAACCTGGTGCGATGCTTCGCCTCTTTGCATTGCTGGGATTTGAAAAGACTACCAATTGGCTCTTATGCCAGATGACTGACGAAAATAGCGCCGGATTCGAGGCCAGTGTTAAATCTGCTCTCTGGGATGCTCTGCGCCAGGGTCATACGGGTACTGTCGAAATTCTCCTGCAATCAGCCGTCAACTTCGACAAAGCCATATGGGTTCCTATCCTTAAAGTGGCCTGCCAAGAGGGTAACGCCGATTTAGTGGAGAAGATTATTTTGCGATGGTCTGAAGATTTCCAAACACCGTCGTCAAAGGTACATATTATCCAATGCCTTCAGGTTGTTGCCAAATATGGCCATTGGCACATAATTCCCCGCATACGAAAAGCCTACAGAGACTTGATGGCTTTGATGGACAGAGAAGTCCTGGCGAAACTGATCCAAATAGCGTCCGAAAATGGGCGAGACGGCGTTGTCCGCGAACTTCTCTTAGTGCACGGCCACTTGGAAACATACAGCATGGAAACTGATGATTTAAACAGTGGAGTTACTAACGCGCAGCAAAATGAGGATAACATagaggttgatgatgacgacttACAAGTTCAAGAAGGCTCTTGGTTGAGCAGCGCGTTGGTTGCAGCTGCAAGATTTGGCAGCGCGGCAGTCATTTCCCTTCTGGCCGACCATGCTGATCTTAAACACCCATCAGGATATCTCAATTTTACACCCCTCCATGAGGCAGCCTTGGGTAAGTATAGCTGTCTAGAAAAGCGTCGTCAAATGTTACAGCAAGACTGATGTTGGTATAGAGAACAAAACCGAGGCTATGGAAATGCTACTAAACTGCGGGTGTGATATTGATTGTCTCGATGGCCAAGGTACCACACCACTGATGCTAGGTTGTCTCAGAGGGCACGCGAGGGTAGTTCAAGTCTTATTAAATCGGGGAGCCAACCCAGATCACATTGCAAACAAGACAACAAGATATCGGCCCCTTCACGTTGCAGCTAGCCTGGGCAACGAGGTTCTCGTCCGCATACTATTAGAAGCCGGTGCTTCGGAAAATGCTCGACTCAAGCCCATGAGATACACACCTTTACACCTGGCCGTATCAGCTTCCAACTCGACTGAATCAAGTCATTATGTCCGGGTAGCCAGAACTCTTCTAGAGTTTGGTGCCAACGTCGATGCTACAAGTGAGGATGGCATCACGCCACTGCATATGGCTGTCAAATTGAGCCAGCCATGCGAAGACTTGATCAGAGCTCTTGTTCAATATGGTGCCGATATCGACAAATTGGACGATAGTGGCCACTCCGCCTTATTTTACGCTTTGAAGAGGACTGGTCAGATAGCTCGGATCCTATGGGACCCAAAAGGTCTCAAAGACAAACAGATCTCAGTGCTATTTGACGCAGCATCAGAAGGAAATGTACCAAGGGTCCAACAACTGCTTAGCGCTGGCTGTGATAAAGCAGAGAAAGATGCACAGGGTAGAATAGCCTTCGACGTTGCTACAAACCCCGAACTGAAAGGGCTCCTAAGACTTTAACCGTCAAACGTACCTTAGAGCTGATTTATAATAGTTAGTTGTCTTGTAGGGTTGTCTTATCATCAAGATTAGAAATTGATGAGTAGTTTATGTCCCAAGTATTACCTATAtacaaatatatattaactacTCTTTTACTCCTTCTATTCTTCTTATCAATTCACCTTGGTGTTGCCCCATGTGGTTGGAGCAGACTAGTAATCTTAGACGCAGCGACAGAGGATATGGATATTAGAGGAAtcattgaaaaaaagaaacacgGAGATATACCGagggaaataaaaagtaataaaacATAACGTCGTTAGCTTTAACTTAATTTCATTGGCTCATTATTGTGATTTACATAACAACTTGGAATCTCACGCCTTTTACTCCCAAGTCTCATCGACCTCCCACGCGGATGACAcccgccgccatcaactTCTGAATCTTGGATCGCACGCTTGGGTTCTTCATGTGCTCGTTGAGAGCCATTGGGTCAGATTGCGACTGTTGCAAAATGGATTGCATGACTGGATCTTGCATTATACTCATAATCTAAAAAGCAATTGTTAGCGAAAAGTTTCCCGGCCAAGTTTTATTCAAGAAACAGTAAATCTTACCTCTGGGTCTTGCTGCAATCTCTGTCTTGTCTGCTCCTCTGTCTCGTTCTCTCGGGCTGAGTACATGGCGGAAAGagccttttgctgctgctgctcaatctCACGGGCGTTGGCACCCTTGTGGTGCTCGAGATCAACCCGCATAGCCTCGTCGCAGGCATCTACGCATTCAGAGTACTTGCGCATGCCAAAGTAGGCCTGAGCCTTTCGGATGTAAGCTCGAATGAATGTTGGGTCCTTCTTGATGGCTAGGTTGCAGTCATCTACTGCACTGGGGAACTCAAACAGCTtgacaaaggcagcagcacggTTACTGTAGCCCCTAGGATCTTCTGGTGCTCGCTTAACCATCTCAGAGTAAGCGGCCACGGCTCCAGGGAAATCCATTTCCTTGAACTTCTTGTTACCCTCTTCACGggcctcttcagccttggCCGGGTCAATGTAGGCATGCTTGGCTGCCTCGGTCTTGGCTCGCTCAGCGGCACGGAGCTTGTTCAAGACATCAGGGGTTCGGTGCTCGGTCAGAGATTTGTTGTAGTTTTCGATAGCCAGGGCAAgatcgcccttcttctcataAGCAGAGCCGATACGAGCGTAACTCTTAGCAATAAGCTTAAAGTCAGCGTAGATCATTCGGCCCTCATCAACTGCCTTTTGGCACGACTCAATACACTTGTCATAATCTCCCTTCTCAAAGTAAGCCGCGCCGAGGTTGTTGAGGTAGGTGATGTCCTGGTAAATC from Trichoderma atroviride chromosome 3, complete sequence encodes the following:
- a CDS encoding uncharacterized protein (BUSCO:EOG092D1KWA): MASADELKALGNKAIADKNFDEAIDKFTQAIALQPENHILYSNRSAAYASKKDWDNALKDADKTTEIKPDWAKGWGRKGAALHGKGDLLGANDAYEAGLKHDPNNAQLKSGLASVEKAMQQEAGGGNPMGGLGDMFKDPNMIQKLAANPKTAAYLADPSFMAKLQQIQQNPLMSQDMFSDPRMIQVLGVMMGVDMEVRDSPPEGSQSYNVSEDTPMPDAPKKAPEPKKAPEPEPEPELDEEALEKQKKKEEADKEKALGTENYKKRKFDEAIEHYSKAWEIYQDITYLNNLGAAYFEKGDYDKCIESCQKAVDEGRMIYADFKLIAKSYARIGSAYEKKGDLALAIENYNKSLTEHRTPDVLNKLRAAERAKTEAAKHAYIDPAKAEEAREEGNKKFKEMDFPGAVAAYSEMVKRAPEDPRGYSNRAAAFVKLFEFPSAVDDCNLAIKKDPTFIRAYIRKAQAYFGMRKYSECVDACDEAMRVDLEHHKGANAREIEQQQQKALSAMYSARENETEEQTRQRLQQDPEIMSIMQDPVMQSILQQSQSDPMALNEHMKNPSVRSKIQKLMAAGVIRVGGR